The Manihot esculenta cultivar AM560-2 chromosome 1, M.esculenta_v8, whole genome shotgun sequence genome has a window encoding:
- the LOC110629046 gene encoding NAC domain-containing protein 43: protein MNFSINGQSQVPPGFRFHPTEEELLHYYLRKKVAYEKIDLDVIREVDLNKLEPWDIQEKCKIGSTPQNDWYFFSHKDKKYPTGTRTNRATAAGFWKATGRDKIIYSGFRRIGLRKTLVFYKGRAPRGQKSDWIMHEYRLDDSSHETTDSNPIGEAIPEEGWVVCRVFRKKNYHKTLGSPKGSSSSMDSKTQILSSGNDGVLDQLLLYMGKTCKLESESLSHMNQSNISRYMSVRFLSSNNSGISEGAHESYMHLPRLDSPTLPSLTVSSPSFDQESNFKSCYQPYDEMFTENNELSSTTNHHHHHRQDKGFMTSIQENNKSGLNDWATFDRLVASQLDGHAVETSKQLSCFSDPNGSFGLSPDDGMQLSHLHVHSDRSNQANSQVYSSENDLWSFTNSSSPSSSNPLCHLSV, encoded by the exons ATGAATTTTTCAATAAACGGTCAGTCTCAGGTCCCTCCAGGTTTTAGATTCCATCCCACTGAAGAAGAGCTTCTTCACTACTACCTCAGGAAGAAGGTGGCCTATGAGAAGATAGATCTCGATGTCATTCGTGAGGTTGATCTTAACAAGCTTGAGCCTTGGGATATTCAAG AGAAGTGCAAAATAGGATCCACACCACAGAACGATTGGTACTTCTTTAGTCACAAGGACAAGAAATACCCAACTGGGACTAGAACTAACCGAGCAACGGCAGCCGGCTTCTGGAAAGCCACTGGCCGTGATAAGATCATCTACAGTGGCTTCAGAAGAATTGGTTTGAGGAAGACTCTAGTGTTTTACAAGGGACGAGCTCCACGTGGACAAAAATCTGATTGGATCATGCATGAGTATAGGCTAGATGATAGCTCTCATGAGACCACT GATTCGAATCCAATAGGAGAAGCAATCCCTGAGGAGGGTTGGGTGGTTTGCCGTGTATTTAGAAAGAAGAACTATCACAAAACCCTAGGGAGTCCTAAAGGTTCATCAAGCTCAATGGACTCAAAGACCCAGATTCTTAGTTCTGGCAACGATGGGGTGCTTGATCAACTACTTCTCTATATGGGAAAGACTTGCAAGTTGGAGAGTGAATCATTAAGCCACATGAATCAATCCAACATCAGCCGCTATATGAGCGTCAGATTTCTCTCATCTAACAACTCAGGCATCAGTGAAGGTGCTCATGAAAGTTATATGCATCTTCCAAGGCTAGATAGCCCAACCCTTCCTTCGCTTACAGTCAGTAGTCCCTCCTTCGATCAGGAGAGCAATTTCAAATCTTGTTATCAACCGTATGATGAGATGTTCACAGAGAATAACGAACTTTCCTCCACCAccaaccaccaccaccaccaccgccaagacaagggcttcatgacctcaattcaagaaaacaacaaatccGGGCTTAATGACTGGGCTACCTTCGATCGACTGGTGGCATCACAGCTAGATGGTCATGCAGTAGAGACATCGAAGCAACTATCCTGCTTTAGTGACCCAAATGGTAGTTTTGGTCTGTCTCCTGATGATGGCATGCAATTATCACACCTCCATGTGCACTCCGATAGATCAAATCAAGCAAATTCTCAGGTCTACAGTAGCGAAAATGATCTATGGAGCTTCACTAATTCATCTTCCCCATCATCATCGAACCCATTATGCCACTTGTCGGTATAA